Proteins encoded by one window of Elaeis guineensis isolate ETL-2024a chromosome 12, EG11, whole genome shotgun sequence:
- the LOC105035501 gene encoding uncharacterized protein translates to MDPETDEYIRESIENSLGLLISDKNLRLKLLASEDARHRLQDRIFVLEERLKDTEKRVEQYKAEATMNAQGLRRCIEEKEMVASGYDDLVKHCAKLEKECSLYERGLERIMESCDEFAKENDELRARLQDDSSLTALAAEVEFLKKDKENLRINLHRAEEEVKVLFEENKILDEENKRLLRLLKKERNHHGSDSKSSAGTSAKGKRKSDRSDSSPRGRVIDFNVADSSREPLSPLHQNSPDSRMHKK, encoded by the exons ATGGATCCAGAGACCGACGAGTACATCCGAGAATCCATCGAGAACTCGCTCGGCCTCCTGATCTCGGACAAGAACCTGCGTCTTAAGCTCCTCGCTTCCGAAGACGCCCGCCACCGCCTCCAAGATCGGATCTTCGTCCTCGAGGAGCGCCTCAAGGACACCGAGAAGCGGGTGGAGCAGTACAAG GCGGAGGCGACTATGAACGCCCAGGGGTTGAGGAGGTGCATCGAGGAGAAGGAGATGGTGGCGTCGGGGTACGATGATTTGGTGAAGCACTGCGCCAAGTTGGAGAAGGAGTGCTCGCTGTATGAACGGGGTCTTGAGAGGATCATGGAGTCCTGCGATGAGTTTGCCAAGGAGAATGATGAACTTCGAGCACGGTTGCAGGATGACTCGTCT CTAACGGCATTAGCTGCTGAAGTCGAGTTCTTGAAGAAGGACAAGGAAAACCTGAGGATTAATCTccacagagctgaagaagag GTCAAGGTACTGTTTGAAGAAAACAAAATTTTGGATGAAGAGAACAAGAGGTTGCTTAGGCTATTAAAGAAAGAACGAAATCACCATGGATCTGACAGCAAAAGCTCTGCCGGTACTTCTGCTAAA GGAAAGCGTAAATCCGACCGAAGTGACAGCAGTCCTAGAGGGCGGGTGATTGATTTCAATGTTGCAGATTCATCAAGAGAGCCATTATCACCTCTGCATCAAAACTCTCCTGACTCTAGAATGCATAAGAAGTAA